A stretch of the Amycolatopsis sp. BJA-103 genome encodes the following:
- a CDS encoding ParB/RepB/Spo0J family partition protein, with amino-acid sequence MAPIASLLPSDSPRIGGEDVEHVRELAELDTSLPPIVVHRVTMRVIDGMHRLRAAVLRGEEQIAVRYFDGTDLDAFLLAVRLNSTHGLPLSPIDRASAAARIIRSHPHLSDRAIAESTGLAHKTVAAIRSRSAGDVPQPDTRVGLDGRVRPLNAAQGRLRARDLIASDPKAPLRQISQSAGVSVSTARDVRERLRRGQDPVPLRQRRAKKFPAPPHRGQAASEAGDGYTADSLAEDAVAALEALRMDPSLRFTEAGRTVLRLLDVHVLGTKGWDRLVDGIPEHCSVAVADIARSCAESWREFARQLEQHRPERPAAAE; translated from the coding sequence ATGGCGCCGATCGCCTCACTGCTGCCCTCCGATTCGCCCAGGATCGGTGGCGAAGACGTGGAGCATGTGCGTGAGCTGGCGGAGCTGGACACGAGTTTGCCGCCGATCGTCGTGCATCGCGTGACGATGCGGGTGATCGACGGGATGCACCGGTTGCGGGCGGCCGTGCTCCGTGGTGAAGAGCAGATCGCGGTGCGGTATTTCGACGGTACCGACCTGGACGCGTTCCTGCTGGCGGTCCGGCTCAATTCCACGCACGGGCTGCCGTTGTCCCCCATCGATCGCGCGTCCGCGGCGGCACGGATCATCCGCTCCCATCCGCATCTGTCGGACCGCGCGATCGCCGAGTCCACGGGACTCGCGCACAAGACCGTGGCCGCCATCCGGTCCCGTTCGGCGGGGGACGTCCCGCAACCGGACACGCGGGTCGGCCTGGACGGGCGCGTCCGCCCGCTCAACGCCGCACAGGGCCGCCTCCGCGCACGCGACCTGATCGCCAGTGACCCGAAGGCTCCGTTGCGTCAGATCTCGCAGTCCGCGGGCGTCTCCGTGAGCACGGCGAGGGATGTGCGCGAACGGCTTCGGCGTGGTCAGGATCCGGTTCCGTTGCGGCAGCGTCGTGCCAAGAAGTTCCCGGCTCCGCCGCATCGCGGCCAGGCGGCCTCCGAGGCCGGTGACGGGTATACGGCCGATTCGCTCGCCGAGGACGCCGTCGCGGCCTTGGAGGCCTTGCGCATGGACCCGTCCTTGCGGTTCACCGAAGCGGGACGCACCGTGCTCCGGTTGCTCGATGTCCATGTACTCGGGACGAAGGGCTGGGACAGGCTGGTCGACGGTATCCCCGAGCACTGCAGTGTCGCGGTGGCGGACATCGCCCGTAGCTGCGCCGAATCCTGGCGCGAGTTCGCCCGTCAGCTGGAGCAGCACCGGCCGGAAAGGCCGGCGGCCGCCGAGTGA